The following proteins come from a genomic window of Lycium ferocissimum isolate CSIRO_LF1 chromosome 4, AGI_CSIRO_Lferr_CH_V1, whole genome shotgun sequence:
- the LOC132053120 gene encoding protein TRANSPORT INHIBITOR RESPONSE 1-like, translating to MAHSFPEQVLKHLFSFLTSDKDRNSVSLVCKSWYEIERRCRKRVFIGNCYSVSPEIMIKRFPEVRSVTLKGKPHFADFNLVPEGWGAYVEPWIIAMSRSYPLLEEIRLKRMVVSDESLELISTSFDNFKLLVLLSCEGFTTDGLAAIAANCRNLRELDLGESEVEDLSSDWLSHFPDSCTSLVSLNISCLGSEISFSDLECLIAHSPNLKTLRLSQAVPLEKLPDLLCHASQLVEFGTGAYSSEVRSDVFSNLEEAFSGCKRLEGLSGFWDVEAGYLPAIYPVCSRLTSLNLSYATIQSPDLDKLISQCHNLQRLWVLDYIEDTGLQALAASCKNLEELRVFPSDPFLPEPNVILTEQGLVAVSEGCPKLQTVLYFCRQMTNAALVTIARNRPNMIRFRLCVIEPRAPDYLTLEPLDTGFGAIVEQCKELRRLSLSGLLTDRVFEYIGTHAKKLEMLSIAFAGDGDMGLHHVLSGCESLRKLEIRDCPFGDEALLANAAKLETMRSLWMSSCSVSFGACKLLAQKLPKLNVEVIDEMGPPDTRPESSPVDKLYIYRTVAGPRFDMPGFVWTLNEDAKH from the exons ATGGCCCACTCATTCCCAGAACAAGTGTTGAAGCACTTGTTTTCCTTCTTAACCTCAGACAAGGACCGGAACAGTGTATCCTTAGTGTGTAAATCATGGTACGAGATCGAAAGGCGGTGTAGGAAGAGAGTGTTCATCGGGAACTGCTACTCTGTCAGCCCTGAGATTATGATCAAACGGTTCCCTGAAGTCAGATCTGTAACCCTGAAAGGGAAGCCACATTTTGCAGACTTTAATCTTGTTCCTGAGGGTTGGGGTGCCTATGTTGAACCTTGGATTATTGCTATGTCTAGGTCTTATCCTTTGCTTGAAGAGATTAGACTTAAGAGAATGGTTGTCAGTGATGAGTCTTTGGAGTTGATTTCTACTTCCTTTGACAATTTTAAACTGTTGGTCTTGTTGTCTTGTGAAGGCTTTACTACTGATGGACTTGCTGCCATTGCCGCTAACTGCAG GAATCTGAGAGAACTAGACTTGGGAGAAAGTGAAGTGGAGGACCTAAGTAGCGATTGGCTCAGTCATTTTCCTGATAGTTGTACTTCACTGGTGTCACTCAACATTTCTTGTTTGGGTTCTGAGATCAGCTTCTCAGATCTGGAGTGTCTGATTGCTCACTCTCCTAATTTGAAGACACTTCGGCTCAGTCAAGCTGTGCCCCTTGAGAAGCTTCCAGACCTACTGTGCCACGCTtcccaattggttgaatttggtACAGGTGCCTACTCTTCTGAGGTACGGTCTGATGTTTTCTCAAACTTGGAAGAAGCTTTTTCAGGCTGCAAGAGACTTGAAGGCTTGTCTGGATTTTGGGATGTCGAAGCAGGTTACCTTCCAGCTATATATCCAGTTTGCTCCAGACTCACCTCACTGAATTTAAGCTATGCTACTATTCAAAGCCCTGATCTTGACAAGCTCATAAGTCAGTGTCACAATTTGCAGAGATTGTGG GTACTAGACTACATTGAAGATACTGGTCTCCAGGCGCTTGCTGCTTCCTGTAAGAACCTTGAAGAACTTAGGGTGTTTCCTTCTGATCCCTTTCTTCCAGAACCAAATGTTATCCTGACAGAGCAGGGCCTTGTAGCTGTCTCAGAAGGCTGCCCTAAGCTCCAAACAGTTTTATACTTCTGCCGCCAAATGACAAATGCCGCTTTGGTTACTATTGCTAGAAACCGACCTAACATGATCCGTTTTCGCTTGTGTGTTATTGAACCTCGAGCTCCTGATTACTTGACTCTTGAACCACTTGATACTGGTTTTGGGGCAATAGTGGAACAATGCAAAGAGTTGCGGCGACTCTCTCTTTCTGGCCTCCTTACTGACCGTGTTTTTGAGTACATTGGGACCCATGCTAAGAAGTTAGAGATGCTTTCCATCGCTTTTGCTGGAGATGGTGATATGGGCCTCCACCATGTGCTCTCTGGTTGTGAGAGCCTCAGAAAACTAGAGATCAGAGACTGCCCCTTTGGCGACGAGGCTCTTTTGGCTAATGCTGCAAAGCTGGAGACAATGAGATCCCTTTGGATGTCTTCTTGTTCAGTAAGTTTTGGAGCCTGTAAGCTGCTAGCTCAGAAGCTGCCTAAGCTTAATGTTGAAGTTATAGATGAGATGGGTCCTCCAGACACGCGGCCAGAAAGCAGCCCTGTTGATAAACTTTACATATACCGAACAGTGGCTGGACCAAGGTTTGACATGCCTGGTTTTGTTTGGACATTGAATgaagatgccaaacattag
- the LOC132053115 gene encoding rRNA-processing protein FYV7 codes for MKKFAEAKDETKKKAKSFKDKKKNMQRLGGGRGGLSLEAFANAKTKSNTYNPAIIKKQREFYKNAKYVNKYKRIVKQQGEQLEPSESARQQEDEKEIEKADKVDNNSKKNQKNNARSLKELYERKQEEEGKARTEREAIISAKNEERQKAESRRKALREKMFKKTRSGQPVMKYRIEHILETLQGSKS; via the exons ATGAAGAAATTTGCAGAGGCGAAAGatgaaacaaagaagaaagCAAAATCGTTCAAGgataagaagaagaatatgcAAAGATTAGGCGGTGGAAGAGGTGGCTTATCATTAGAAGCATTTGCAAACGCCAAAACCAAGAGCAACACTTACAATCCTGCCATCATAA AGAAGCAAAGGGAGTTCTATAAGAATGCCAAATATGTGAATAAATATAAGAGGATAGTTAAGCAACAAGGAGAGCAGTTAGAGCCTTCCGAGAGTGCAAGACAACAAGAG gatgaaaaagaaattgaaaaagcTGATAAGGTGGATAACAATAGTAAGAAGAACCAGAAGAATAATGCTCGAAGCTTGAAAGAACTATATGAGAGGAAACAGGAAGAGGAAGGGAAGGCAAGAACGGAGAGAGAGGCCATTATTTCAGcaaagaatgaagaaagacagaAAGCTGAATCTAGAAGGAAAGCGCTAAGAGAAAAAATGTTCAAGAAAACTAGGTCCGGCCAACCTGTCATGAAGTATAGAATCGAGCATATTTTGGAAACACTTCAAGGATCAAAAAGTTAA
- the LOC132053116 gene encoding E3 ubiquitin-protein ligase MIEL1 isoform X1, with protein MEDGHNQPSPAEENDDSSSREDVGKMLYGCVHYRRRCKLRAPCCNEIFTCRHCHNDAKSALSNPKERHELVRHDVKQVVCAVCDTEQQVAGICSECGVKFGEYYCEICRFYDDDRTKRQFHCDDCGICRVGGRGNFFHCGRCGSCYSVDLRDNHLCVENSMKNHCPICYEFLFDSVKGTTIMKCGHTMHMECYTEMVHQNQYRCPICSKSVLNMSRTWERLDLEIEATAMPEEYRYEVPILCNDCNRTGKAFFHILGHKCNHCNSYNTRMIGTGEDPQ; from the exons ATGGAGGACGGCCACAATCAGCCCTCGCCGGCCGAAGAGAATGATGACAGCAGTTCCAGAGAAGATGTCGGAAAGATGCTTTACGG ATGTGTACATTATCGACGACGGTGTAAGCTACGAGCCCCTTGTTGCAATGAAATTTTCACTTGCCGTCACTGCCACAACGATGCCAAG AGCGCTTTGAGCAATCCCAAGGAACGTCATGAACTTGTGCGCCACGATGTTAAGCAA gTTGTATGTGCTGTATGCGACACTGAACAACAG GTTGCTGGGATCTGTTCAGAGTGTGGTGTCAAATTCGGGGAGTACTATTGTGAAATTTGTAGATTTTACGATGACGAT AGAACGAAGAGGCAATTTCACTGTGATGACTGTGGAATTTGCAG GGTGGGTGGTCGAGGGAACTTCTTCCACTGCGGGAGGTGTG GATCCTGCTATTCAGTGGATCTACGAGATAATCACTTATGTGTGGAGAACTCAATGAAGAACCATTGTCCCATCTGTTATGAG TTTCTTTTTGACTCAGTTAAAGGCACCACAATTATGAAGTGTGGACATACAATGCATATGGAATGCTACACTGAGATGGTCCATCAGAACCA GTATCGCTGCCCTATATGCTCTAAGTCAGTTCTCAACATGTCCAGAACTTGGGAAAGATTAGACCTGGAG ATTGAAGCTACAGCCATGCCTGAAGAATATCGTTATGAG GTTCCAATTCTCTGCAATGACTGCAATCGTACTGGTAAAGCATTTTTTCACATCCTTGGCCACAAATGCAATCATTGTAATTCATATAACACCCGCATGATTGGTACGGGCGAAGATCCCCAATGA
- the LOC132053116 gene encoding E3 ubiquitin-protein ligase MIEL1 isoform X2 has protein sequence MEDGHNQPSPAEENDDSSSREDVGKMLYGCVHYRRRCKLRAPCCNEIFTCRHCHNDAKSALSNPKERHELVRHDVKQVVCAVCDTEQQVAGICSECGVKFGEYYCEICRFYDDDRTKRQFHCDDCGICRVGGRGNFFHCGRCGSCYSVDLRDNHLCVENSMKNHCPICYEFLFDSVKGTTIMKCGHTMHMECYTEMVHQNQYRCPICSKSVLNMSRTWERLDLEIEATAMPEEYRYELFPPFDWLGGMVFQWNGLISRKEGFDGLA, from the exons ATGGAGGACGGCCACAATCAGCCCTCGCCGGCCGAAGAGAATGATGACAGCAGTTCCAGAGAAGATGTCGGAAAGATGCTTTACGG ATGTGTACATTATCGACGACGGTGTAAGCTACGAGCCCCTTGTTGCAATGAAATTTTCACTTGCCGTCACTGCCACAACGATGCCAAG AGCGCTTTGAGCAATCCCAAGGAACGTCATGAACTTGTGCGCCACGATGTTAAGCAA gTTGTATGTGCTGTATGCGACACTGAACAACAG GTTGCTGGGATCTGTTCAGAGTGTGGTGTCAAATTCGGGGAGTACTATTGTGAAATTTGTAGATTTTACGATGACGAT AGAACGAAGAGGCAATTTCACTGTGATGACTGTGGAATTTGCAG GGTGGGTGGTCGAGGGAACTTCTTCCACTGCGGGAGGTGTG GATCCTGCTATTCAGTGGATCTACGAGATAATCACTTATGTGTGGAGAACTCAATGAAGAACCATTGTCCCATCTGTTATGAG TTTCTTTTTGACTCAGTTAAAGGCACCACAATTATGAAGTGTGGACATACAATGCATATGGAATGCTACACTGAGATGGTCCATCAGAACCA GTATCGCTGCCCTATATGCTCTAAGTCAGTTCTCAACATGTCCAGAACTTGGGAAAGATTAGACCTGGAG ATTGAAGCTACAGCCATGCCTGAAGAATATCGTTATGAG TTGTTTCCCCCTTTTGACTGGCTTGGGGGGATGGTATTTCAATGGAATGGACTAATTAGCAGGAAGGAGGGGTTTGATGGTTTGGCCTGA